The genomic DNA TCGGCTGACGCCCGCGCGGCAGCTCGGTGAGGGCCGAGGTGTCCATGTCACCGAAGACGGTCATCGCGACCGTACGAGGGATCGGCGTGGCCGTCATCACCAGGACGTGCGGAGGGCGAACAGCCTTGCTGCGCAACGCATCTCGCTGCTCGACACCGAACCGGTGCTGCTCGTCGACCACGACCAGCCCGAGGTCGGCGAACATCACGGTGTCCTGGATCAGGGCGTGCGTGCCGACCACGATGCCGACCGGGCCGGTGGCGATGTCGAGCAGCACCTGCTCACGCTCACGCTTGGTCATGCTGCCGGTGAGCAGTGCGACACCGGTGGCGTGCTCGGCCGCACCGAGCATGCCGGCCTCACCGAGGTCACCGAGCATCGCTCGGATCGAGCGTGCGTGCTGCTGGGCGAGCACCTCGGTGGGCGCCAGCAGCGCAGCCTGGGCCCCGGAGTCGATGGCCGCGAGCATCGCGCGCAACGCGACGATCGTCTTGCCGGACCCGACCTCACCCTGCAGCAGGCGGTGCATGGGTCGGTCCTTGGCCATGTCGGCGGCGATCTCGTCACTCACCTGCCGCTGCCCGGCGGTGAGCTCGAACGGCAGCCGCTCGTCGAACGCCGCGAGCAGCCCTCCCTCGCGCGCTGTCCGCGGCACCGCCTCCTCGGCGTCGTAGCGGTGCCGGCTCTGGGCGAGCGCGGTCTGCACGACCAGCGCCTCGTCGTACCTCAGCCGGCGTTTGCCCCGACCGACGTCACCCATGGTGCGGGGCAGGTGGAGCAGCTCGTACGCGGTGCGCTGGTCGACCAGACCGCGTCGCGCGCGGACCTCGGCGGGCACCGGGTCGTCGCTGCTGCCGAGCTGCTCGAGCACGACCCGCATCGACTGGGTGATCTGCATGTCGGTGACGCCGGCGACGTGCAGGTAGAGAGGCACGAGCCCGCCGCGGTAGACGGTGTCCTCGTCGGAGTCGACCAGCGTGTAGTCGGGGTGGGAGAGCTGCCAGCCGCCGCGGTAGGCGTCGAGCTTGCCGCGGAACAGGGCGCGCACCCCCGGCACGAGCCGGCTCTCGTGGCCGTAGGCGCGGAAGAAGACGAGACGGGCGGTCGTGCCTTCGGCGTCCTGGATGACGGCCTCGAGCATCTTGCCGCGCTTCTGGCGCATGGTGCGGGTCTGCGCCGACACGACGGTGGCCACCAGGACAGCCGTCTCGCCCACCGTGAACTCCGACAGCCGCCCTGAGGTGTTGGCGTCGATGTAGCGGCGCGGCAGGAAGTCGAGCAGGTCACCGACCGTGCCGAGCCCGCGCGCCTTGTCGAGCTTCTTCGCCGCATCACCGAGGACCTTGACCAGGCGGGTCGAGCGCTGGACGCCGCTCATTCGACGCCCACCGCGAGCGCCCAGCGCGCGGCTGAGCTGTGCAGCACCGACACCTCGGGGCCGGCCTCGGCGAGACCGTTGCTGAGCTCGGCCGGGACGTCGTGACCCGCG from Luteipulveratus halotolerans includes the following:
- a CDS encoding ATP-dependent DNA helicase RecG, whose translation is MSGVQRSTRLVKVLGDAAKKLDKARGLGTVGDLLDFLPRRYIDANTSGRLSEFTVGETAVLVATVVSAQTRTMRQKRGKMLEAVIQDAEGTTARLVFFRAYGHESRLVPGVRALFRGKLDAYRGGWQLSHPDYTLVDSDEDTVYRGGLVPLYLHVAGVTDMQITQSMRVVLEQLGSSDDPVPAEVRARRGLVDQRTAYELLHLPRTMGDVGRGKRRLRYDEALVVQTALAQSRHRYDAEEAVPRTAREGGLLAAFDERLPFELTAGQRQVSDEIAADMAKDRPMHRLLQGEVGSGKTIVALRAMLAAIDSGAQAALLAPTEVLAQQHARSIRAMLGDLGEAGMLGAAEHATGVALLTGSMTKREREQVLLDIATGPVGIVVGTHALIQDTVMFADLGLVVVDEQHRFGVEQRDALRSKAVRPPHVLVMTATPIPRTVAMTVFGDMDTSALTELPRGRQPIASHVVPASRPAWLERAWGRLAEEVGRGHQGYVVCPRIGDPDDASLEVTSEEDPPDAESYADGDEGEETPRELHGVHQMLQRLRSEPALAGVRLEMLHGRMPPDEKDAVMRAFSAGEVDVLVSTTVIEVGVDVPNATAMVIMDADRFGISQLHQLRGRVGRGDAGGLCLLVTESDNPETLSRLESVAATTDGFALADLDLELRREGDVLGASQSGRRSGLRLLRLGHAKDVELIEQAREDAADLVSHDPDLISHPALGELVRSRLDDEQTAFLERG